A genome region from Apus apus isolate bApuApu2 chromosome 2, bApuApu2.pri.cur, whole genome shotgun sequence includes the following:
- the LOC127381689 gene encoding 7-alpha-hydroxycholest-4-en-3-one 12-alpha-hydroxylase, whose protein sequence is MALWVVLLCTLVALLLGGLYLLGALRRRRPNEPPLDKGTIPWLGYALDFRKDSSEFVKRMQRKHGDIFTVLIGGYYFTFVMDPFCFGAIVKESRSKLDFRTFASKLVQQVFGYKPIEASQRIIHASSTKHLMGDGLTVMTQATMENFQKLMLSNLSSGEGKQEWQEDSLFYYCYNMVFRAGYLALYGTEPHQGAENKEKAHEQDRIHSNQLFHEFRKYDRLFPRLAYAMLSPKDKREAERLKRLFWSMLSVKKSLQKDNISGWISDQEQLLAESGVPEYMRDRFMFMMLWASQGNTGPTAFWLLLYLMKHPEAMKAVKDEVDKVSRESGQEAKPGNPPINITREMLNQTPLLDSALEETLRLVAAPILVRAVLQDISLKTSRGTEYTVREGDRVALFPHVSVQMNPEIHPEPHKFKYDRFVNPDGTKKDFYRNGKRLKYFNMPWGAGVSICPGRFFATAEVKMFIFMMLSHYELELVNREEEIPEIDASRWGFGTMQPVRDVRFRYRLHL, encoded by the coding sequence ATGGCGCTCTGGGTGGTTCTCCTCTGTACCTTGGTAGCATTGCTGCTTGGTGGGCTCTACCTCCTGGGTGCGCTTCGGAGACGGAGACCCAATGAGCCACCTCTGGACAAAGGAACTATTCCCTGGCTGGGTTATGCACTGGATTTCAGAAAGGACAGTTCAGAGTTTGTTAAAAGGATGCAGAGGAAACATGGGGATATTTTCACGGTGCTGATTGGAGGCTATTACTTCACCTTCGTGATGGATCCCTTCTGCTTTGGAGCCATCGTGAAGGAATCTCGATCTAAACTAGACTTTAGGACTTTTGCATCTAAACTAGTCCAGCAGGTTTTTGGCTACAAGCCCATTGAAGCCAGCCAGAGGATAATTCATGCATCGAGCACGAAACATCTGATGGGAGACGGACTCACAGTCATGACACAGGCCACCATGGAGAACTTTCAGAAGCTGATGCTTTCCAATTTGAGCTCAGGAGAGGGGAAACAAGAGTGGCAAGAGGACAGCCTCTTCTACTACTGCTACAACATGGTCTTCAGAGCTGGGTACCTGGCTCTGTATGGCACTGAGCCACACCAAGGGgcagaaaacaaggagaaagCTCATGAGCAAGATCGCATCCACTCCAACCAGCTCTTCCACGAGTTTCGGAAGTATGACCGCCTCTTCCCTCGCCTGGCCTATGCCATGTTGTCTCCCAAGGACAAAAGAGAAGCTGAACGGCTGAAGAGGCTCTTCTGGAGCATGCTGTCTGTGAAGAAGAGCCTTCAGAAGGACAATATCAGTGGGTGGATAAGTGATCAAGAGCAGCTTCTGGCAGAAAGCGGTGTTCCCGAGTACATGCGGGATCGTTTCATGTTTATGATGCTCTGGGCATCCCAAGGCAATACGGGTCCGACTGCCTTCTGGCTCCTCTTGTACTTAATGAAACATCCAGAAGCTATGAAGGCTGTGAAGGATGAGGTAGATAAAGTCTCAAGGGAGAGTGGCCAGGAAGCAAAGCCAGGGAACCCACCGATTAACATCACGAGGGAGATGTTAAACCAGACTCCTCTTCTGGACAGTGCCCTGGAAGAGACCCTGAGGCTGGTTGCAGCCCCAATACTGGTCAGAGCTGTTCTCCAGGACATCAGCCTTAAGACAAGCAGAGGAACGGAGTACACTGTCCGCGAAGGAGACAGGGTGGCTCTGTTCCCTCACGTCTCTGTGCAGATGAACCCAGAAATTCACCCTGAGCCTCACAAATTTAAGTACGACCGCTTCGTCAACCCGGATGGCACCAAGAAAGATTTCTACAGAAACGGGAAAAGGCTGAAATACTTCAACATGCCCTGGGGGGCAGGAGTATCCATCTGTCCCGGGCGGTTCTTCGCTACGGCTGAAGTTAAAATGTTTATCTTCATGATGCTGAGTCATTATGAGCTGGAGCTGGTCAACAGAGAAGAGGAGATCCCAGAGATAGACGCCAGCCGCTGGGGGTTTGGGACCATGCAGCCTGTTCGTGATGTTCGGTTCAGATACCGCCTGCACTTGTGA
- the ACKR2 gene encoding atypical chemokine receptor 2 produces the protein MLHSSFPCYELQGGNGNLSASVTWSGEDVAEGEEASWWPESDPEMEILSLTSPDTLPGIAWNEDLSSYSHGTAAGSHLSNSASKVATTTAATWLDAANSSDYPYEYLEEEEYVHYGPCTKEEVLSFGRVFLPSFYTVVFLVGLAGNALLFIVLIMYIKKKKKMTEVYLLNLVVSDFFLLLTLPFWALYISQWVTWDILCPVLNAMYTVNFYSGIFFVSCMSLDMYLQIVHACSPRSSMARRKSILILLMLWVLSILLSIPDGLFARTRQIHNKTSMCMHYYGQKHLFWKVVFRVIQNTLGFLFPFLFMMFCYSRIGCVLTRSQMPGSRRALCLVVALVSVFFILWFPYNIVLILHSLQDAGVIRSCESSRQLDYAMQVTESLSFVHCCLNPLLYAFVKKRFRLYLWKIPRAIFRRSAFFDIQPSETSQSCSRYAAEIEMLSITNA, from the exons ATGTTGCATTCCTCATTTCCCTGCTATGAGCTACAGGGTGGGAATGGGAATCTCAGTGCAAGTGTGACATGGAGCGGGGAAGACGTGGCAGAAGGAGAAGAGGCATCTTGGTGGCCTGAAAGTGACccagaaatggaaattttgaGCTTGACTTCTCCTGATACG ctaCCTGGAATTGCCTGGAATGAGGATTTAAGCAGTTATAGCCATGGGACAGCAGCAG GCAGCCACTTGTCAAACTCAGCTTCAAAGGTGGCAACAACAACTGCTGCCACCTGGCTGGATGCTGCCAATTCGAGTGACTACCCGTACGAGtacctggaggaggaggagtacGTGCACTATGGCCCCTGCACAAAGGAAGAGGTACTTTCCTTTGGCAGAGTATTCTTACCATCTTTTTACACTGTGGTCTTCCTGGTCGGGTTGGCTGGGAATGCCCTCCTGTTTATTGTCCTCATTATGtacatcaagaagaaaaagaagatgacCGAGGTGTATCTGCTGAACCTGGTGGTTTCAGACTTCTTCTTGCTGCTAACCCTTCCTTTTTGGGCTCTCTACATTTCTCAGTGGGTGACCTGGGACATCCTGTGCCCGGTATTAAATGCCATGTACACTGTGAATTTCTACAGTGGTATCTTTTTTGTGAGCTGCATGAGTCTGGACATGTACCTGCAGATAGTCCATGCGTGCTCTCCTCGCAGCTCCATGGCACGGAGGAAGTCCATCCTCATCTTGTTGATGTTATGGGTCCTTTCCATCCTTCTCTCCATTCCTGATGGCCTCTTTGCCAGAACAAGGCAAATccacaacaaaaccagcatgtGCATGCATTATTATGGCCAGAAACACTTATTCTGGAAAGTTGTCTTTCGGGTCATTCAGAACACCCTGggtttccttttccccttcctcttcatGATGTTTTGCTATTCCCGCATTGGGTGTGTCCTCACCAGGTCTCAGATGCCTGGGTCAAGGAGAGCACTCTGCTTAGTCGTTGCTCTGGTGAGTGTCTTCTTTATCCTGTGGTTCCCTTACAACATTGTCCTCATTCTTCACTCCCTCCAAGATGCTGGCGTGATCAGGAGCTGTGAGAGCAGCAGGCAGTTGGACTATGCCATGCAGGTCACGGAGAGTTTGTCCTTTGTCCACTGCTGTCTCAACCCTTTGCTCTATGCTTTTGTGAAAAAACGATTCAGGTTGTACCTGTGGAAGATCCCTCGGGCCATTTTCAGGAGAAGTGCTTTCTTTGACATCCAGCCCTCGGAGACAAGCCAGTCTTGCAGTAGATATGCAGCTGAGATAGAAATGTTGAGTATCACCAATGCATGA
- the HIGD1A gene encoding HIG1 domain family member 1A, mitochondrial: protein MSPSQEPVYSEYEADTSQTSKLIRKFKETPFVPIGMAGFVAVVGYGLYRLKHRGEMKMSLHLIHMRVAAQGFVVGAITCGVLYSMFREYVVKPKE, encoded by the exons ATGTCACCCAGTCAGGAACCCGTTTACTCAGAGTATGAGGCTGACACCAGCCAGACATCAAAGCTGATAAGAAAATTTAAAGAGACTCCATTTGTACCCATCG GGATGGCTGGCTTCGTCGCAGTGGTTGGCTATGGGCTGTACAGACTgaagcacagaggtgagatgAAGATGTCACTTCACCTGATTCACATGCGCGTGGCAGCCCAGGGCTTCGTGGTGGGAGCCATAACGTGCG GTGTGCTGTATTCCATGTTCCGGGAGTACGTGGTGAAGCCCAAGGAGTAG